In Archaeoglobus profundus DSM 5631, the sequence AAGAGTCGAACCTTCAAAACTTCCGAAGACTGTGGAGAGGTTCTTCGAAGAGTGGAAGGAGAGGGGTAAGAAGATTGAAAGGCTAAAGAGAGAGATCGCTAAGGTTAAAGCGGAAAAACTGCTTGAGAACGCTGAAGAGTTCGATTCCATTAAGGTCGTTTGCGATGTTATGGATGCAAGCATGGATGAAATGGTGAAGATTGCTGAGGAGCTTGTCAAGGCTAAGGCTGTTGGTGTGCTTATGAACACTGAAGGCAAGGTAAAGGTTGTAACCTTCAGCGGAATAGATGTTGACGCGAGAGAACTCATGAAGGAGATTGGTAAGAGGATTAAGGGTGGTGGAGGAGGTAGGAAGGAAATTGCACAGGGTGCTGGGCAGATAGCTCTGAATAAAGATGAGTTAATGACTATTGTATTCGAATTCTTGTCAAGAAATCTTAAAGCTTAATATATCTTAGGATTTTTATAATTTCATTTTAGGCAAGACGATTATACTCTGAACAGACTCGCCCGAAAACGATAAGTCCTATTTAGATAAATAGCACTCATGCCCAAAAGACTTGTAACCGTCGACTTGGAGAAGTGCGTTGGCTGTGGTCTTTGCGTTTTGGCATGCTCAAGAAAGTTTGGCTACGCAGGAAACGATTATTCGGGCATCTTAAGCGTGAGTTTGAGCGGCTTTGAGAGAGGTGCCACAGTGATATTTTGCAGAGGATGTGAAGACCCTCCATGCGTTCAGGTATGTCCAACTGGAGCTTTGAGAAAGAGGAAGGGCGGAGGTGTTATCTACAAGGAAGACCTATGTATAGGTTGCAAAAATTGCGTTCAGGCTTGCACCATAGGAGCGATATTTGAAAGAAGGGATGGAAAAATAGCAGTTTGCGTTCACTGCGGTTACTGTGTTAACTTCTGTCCTCACGGCGTTTTAGCTTTAAAGGAGGTGAAAGCTTGAGGATTTTGAAGATAAACTTGAGTGAATACAGCTACGAGATTGAAGAGAGGGACGATTTTGAAGAATGGATAGGCGGGACAGCTCTAGCCGTTAAGCTTTTGAAAGAGGAAATAGATCCTAAAGCTGATCCTTTAAGCGAA encodes:
- a CDS encoding 4Fe-4S binding protein, with the protein product MPKRLVTVDLEKCVGCGLCVLACSRKFGYAGNDYSGILSVSLSGFERGATVIFCRGCEDPPCVQVCPTGALRKRKGGGVIYKEDLCIGCKNCVQACTIGAIFERRDGKIAVCVHCGYCVNFCPHGVLALKEVKA